One part of the Humulus lupulus chromosome 9, drHumLupu1.1, whole genome shotgun sequence genome encodes these proteins:
- the LOC133799701 gene encoding uncharacterized protein LOC133799701, with product MIREPAGTPPVERPSVPLGKGKKKVTEPVEDSDESSDENDMDSVNVFDIYKTPKATTAPSSKKKTSKRHHEESSKAPQAKKPRNAGPPEDRPSATTTPSSPREQKIPPAPAGSTPPPAAPTDQTQQADPAMLTLTASRICSGAVTEQARTLEQRHEDELKAAEEKYAEQLAVVLEEKAKLAKELEEKQRSLDKAHEKRDQFKESNSFNFRAAQQLEVDLKHNQGANFDYLPENARDAEIARCAAQLAEEERSRVPASPEISLAAGMDGADNEAAGVVDQGPPQDPLTA from the exons atgatcagggaacctgctgggaCACCTCCAGTAGAGAGGCCCTCTGTCCCCCTGGGAAAGGGAAAGAAGAAGGTCACTGAGCCTGTCGAAGACTCGGACGAGTCCTCAGACGAGAATG acatggactCCGTAAATGTGTTCGATATTTACAAAACTCCTAAGGCTACCACGGCTCCCTCGAGCAAAAAGAAGACAAGCAAGAGGCACCACGAGGAAAGCAGCAAAGCGCCTCAGGCAAAGAAGCCTCGCAATGCAGGCCCTCCGGAGGATAGGCCCTCCGCCACCACAACTCCATCTTCTCCCCGCGAGCAGAAGATTCCTCCTGCTCCAGCTGGATCAACTCCTCCTCCCGCGGCCCCGACCGACCAAACTCAGCAGGCCGATCCT gccatgctgaccctcACTGCCAGCCGTATTTGCTCAGGTGCTGTCACCGAGCAGGCTAGAACTTTGGAGCAACGACACGAGGATGAACTTAAAGCTGCCGAGGAAAAATACGCTGAACAGCTGGCAGTGGTGCTTGAGGAAAAGGCtaaactggctaaggagttggaggagaagcagagGTCTCTAGACAAAGCTCATGAGAAGAGGGACCAATTTAAGGAGTCTAACAGTTTCAATTTTCGCGCAGCCCAACAGCTCGAGGTGGACTTG aAGCATAACCAAggtgccaacttcgactaccttcccgAGAATGCGAGAGACGCCGAGATTGCTCGTTGCGCTGCTCAGCTGGCCGAGGAAGAAAGGtcaagggttcctgcttcccctgaaatcTCGCTAGCTGCTGGGATGGATGGGGCAGACAACGAGGCTGCAGGCGTCGTCGATCAAggccctcctcaagatcctctGACTGCTTAa